From the Malus domestica chromosome 17, GDT2T_hap1 genome, one window contains:
- the LOC103432077 gene encoding uncharacterized protein, producing the protein MAGSDALKQLLNLINDFASEKSHGERRVLSLRKRIDELGSELEVANAELEEAKRAKEYTEQEIKGYEVELAMNEAAIQTLELRISHTQEEISAVGSEVEALKNKQAASRDEFISEMI; encoded by the exons ATGGCGGGAAGCGACGCTCTAAAGCAGCTCCTAAACTTAATTAACGATTTCGCATCTGAAAAGTCGCACGGAG AGCGAAGAGTGTTAAGTCTGAGGAAGAGAATCGACGAGCTCGGATCCGAGCTGGAAGTTGCAAATGCAGAGCTCGAAGAAGCGAAGCGCGCCAAGGAATACACCGAGCAAGAGATCAAAGGCTACGAAGTTGAATTGGCGATGAACGAAGCAGCAATTCAAACGCTGGAG TTGAGGATTTCTCATACACAAGAAGAGATTTCCGCCGTTGGATCTGAAGTCGAAGCTCTCAAG aacaaaCAAGCTGCTTCGCG AGACGAGTTTATAAGTGAAATGATTTAG